A genomic segment from Diospyros lotus cultivar Yz01 chromosome 5, ASM1463336v1, whole genome shotgun sequence encodes:
- the LOC127802241 gene encoding putative B3 domain-containing protein At5g66980 produces the protein MEHGDFLTFDCDGDHIFDFTLYWGFRNGWTKKEIRSSNFVVEEEDEDSDRKNEEYKEGEEVPDKEKLEAGVSRNKTRKGKCKNSISLFLSPQYLMNSSLLELDDSQEKAVVKDKVEHKRIRKVGDDDVFEYGIVPRPNNPYFVAKIRETKKNELHVPHDVLKDHNIKLAQTIILLNEQGREWTTNVRVWEDGRTWLTKWWKAFCKWNNFKPEDRCICKFKQEKGKQFILEMGILRAGSWLPKKKSQKGLDH, from the exons ATGGAGCATGGAGATTTTTTAACCTTTGATTGTGATGGGGACCATATTTTTGATTTCACACTATATTGGGGGTTCAGAAATGGATGGACAAAGAAGGAGATCAGATCCTCAAACTTCGTAGTAGAAGAGGAGGATGAGGATTCTGACCGGAAGAATGAGGAGTACAAGGAAGGGGAGGAGGTCCCTGATAAGGAGAAACTCGAAGCAGGGGTATCtagaaacaaaacaagaaagggAAAATGCAAAAACTCTA TTTCACTTTTCCTCTCTCCTCAATATCTAATGAATTCAAGTTTACTTGAATTGGATGATTCTCAAGAGAAAGCTGTTGTCAAAGATAAAGTTGAACACAAAAGAATTCGTAAGGTTGGCGATGATGATGTTTTTGAATATGGAATAGTTCCAAGACCAAACAATCCATATTTTGTGGCAAAAATTAGAGAGACAAAAAAGAATGAATTG CATGTTCCACATGATGTTCTGAAAGATCATAATATTAAACTTGCTCAAACAATAATTCTCCTCAATGAACAAGGGAGGGAATGGACAACAAATGTAAGAGTGTGGGAAGATGGTCGAACCTGGCTCACCAAATGGTGGAAAGCTTTCTGCAAGTGGAACAATTTCAAACCGGAGGACAGGTGCATCTGCAAGTTCAAACAAGAAAAGGGTAAGCAATTCATTTTGGAGATGGGGATTCTCAGAGCAGGATCATGGTTACCAAAGAAAAAGAGTCAAAAAGGCTTGGACCACTAG